The proteins below come from a single Cricetulus griseus strain 17A/GY chromosome 6, alternate assembly CriGri-PICRH-1.0, whole genome shotgun sequence genomic window:
- the Sema6d gene encoding semaphorin-6D isoform X1, translating to MRFFLLCFCVLFLLVSRLRAVSFPEDDEPLNTVDYHYSRQYPVFRGRPSGNESQHRLDFQLMLKIRDTLYIAGRDQVYTVNLNEIPKTEVIPSKKLTWRSRQQDRENCAMKGKHKDECHNFIKVFVPRNDEMVFVCGTNAFNPMCRYYRLNTLEYDGEEISGLARCPFDARQTNVALFADGKLYSATVADFLASDAVIYRSMGDGSALRTIKYDSKWIKEPHFLHAIEYGNYVYFFFREIAVEHNNLGKAVYSRVARICKNDMGGSQRVLEKHWTSFLKARLNCSVPGDSFFYFDVLQSITDIIQINGIPTVIGVFTTQLNSIPGSAVCAFSMDDIEKVFKGRFKEQKTPDSVWTAVPEDKVPKPRPGCCAKHGLAEAYKTSIDFPDETLSFIKSHPLMDSAVPPIADEPWFTKTRVRYRLTAIEVDHSAGPYQNYTVIFVGSEAGIVLKVLAKTSPFSLNDSVLLEEIEAYNQAKCSAESEEDRKVVSLQLDKDHHALYVAFSSCIVRIPLSRCERYGSCKKSCIASRDPYCGWLSQGVCERVTLGMLAGGYEQDTEYGNTAHLGDCHESLPTSTTPDYKIFGGPTADMEVSSSSVATVASSPEITSKVLDTWRPKLTSSRKFVVQDDPYTSDFTDTISGIPKGVRWEVQSGDSNQMVHMNVLITCVFAAFVLGAFIAGVAVYCYRDMFVRKNRKMHKDAESAQSCTDSSGSFAKLNGLFDSPVKEYQQNIDSPKLYSNLLTSRKELPPNTDTKSMVMDHRGQPPELAALPTPESTPVLHQKTLQAMKSHSDKAHGHGASRKEHPQFFPSSPPPHSPLSHGHIPSAIVLPNATHDYNTSFSNSNAHKAEKKLQNIDHPLTKSSSKREHRRSVDSRNTLNDLLKHLNDPNSNPKAIMGEIHMAHQTLMLDPVGPMSEVPPKVPNREASLYSPPSTLPRNSPTKRVDVPTTPGVPMTSLERQRGYHKNSSQRHSISAVPKNLNSPNGVLLSRQPSMNRGGYMPTPTGAKVDYIQGTPVSVHLQPSLSRQSSYTSNGTLPRTGLKRTPSLKPDVPPKPSFVPQTTPVRPLNKYTY from the exons ATGAGgttctttctgctttgtttctgcGTGCTGTTCCTTCTGGTCTCCAGGTTACGGGCAGTCAGCTTCCCTGAAGACGACGAGCCCCTTAACACTGTTGATTATCACT ATTCAAGGCAATATCCGGTTTTTAGAGGACGCCCTTCAGGCAACGAATCGCAGCATAGGCTGGACTTTCAGCTGATGTTGAAAATTCGAGACACACTTTATATTGCTGGCAG AGATCAAGTCTATACAGTGAACTTAAATGAAATCCCCAAAACAGAGGTCATACCAAGCAAG AAGCTGACATGGAGGTCCAGACAACAGGATCGAGAAAATTGTGCTATGAAAGGCAAGCATAAA GATGAGTGCCACAACTTCATCAAAGTATTTGTTCCAAGAAATGATGAGATGGTTTTTGTCTGTGGTACCAATGCCTTCAACCCAATGTGTAGATACTATAGG ttGAATACCTTAGAGTATGATGGGGAAGAAATTAGTGGCCTGGCACGATGCCCATTTGATGCCAGACAAACCAATGTTGCCCTCTTTGCCG ATGGGAAACTGTATTCTGCCACAGTGGCCGACTTCCTGGCCAGTGATGCTGTCATTTATAGAAGCATGGGTGATGGATCTGCCCTTCGCACAATAAAATATGATTCTAAATGGATAAAAG aacCACACTTTCTTCATGCCATAGAATATGGAAACTATGTCTATTTCTTCTTCAGAGAAATCGCTGTGGAACATAATAACTTAGGCAAG GCTGTGTATTCCCGAGTGGCTCGCATTTGTAAAAACGACATGGGTGGCTCACAGCGGGTCCTGGAGAAACACTGGACTTCCTTCCTGAAGGCTCGGCTTAACTGCTCAGTCCCTGGAGATTCCTTTTTCTACTTCGATGTTCTGCAGTCCATCACAGACATAATCCAAATCAATGGCATCCCCACCGTGATTGGGGTCTTCACCACGCAGCTCAACAG cATCCCTGGTTCTGCAGTTTGTGCCTTTAGCATGGACGACATTGAGAAAGTGTTCAAAGGACGATTCAAAGAACAGAAAACCCCAGACTCTGTTTGGACTGCAGTTCCGGAAGACAAAGTACCAAAGCCAAG GCCTGGCTGTTGTGCCAAACATGGCCTCGCAGAAGCTTACAAAACATCCATTGACTTCCCAGATGAGACGCTGTCTTTCATCAAATCCCATCCCCTGATGGACTCCGCTGTTCCACCCATTGCTGATGAGCCCTGGTTCACAAAGACACGGGTCAG GTACAGGTTGACAGCCATCGAAGTGGACCATTCGGCAGGGCCCTACCAAAACTACACCGTCATCTTTGTTGGTTCTGAAGCTGGCATAGTGCTTAAAGTATTGGCAAAGACCAGTCCTTTCTCTTTGAATGACAGTGTATTGCTGGAAGAGATTGAAGCTTACAACCAAGCCAA GTGCAGCGCTGAGAGTGAGGAAGACAGAAAGGTCGTCTCCTTACAATTGGACAAAGATCACCACGCTTTATACGTAGCCTTCTCCAGCTGCATTGTCCGCATCCCCCTCAGTCGTTGTGAGCGCTATGGATCCTGTAAAAA GTCTTGCATCGCATCACGTGACCCGTACTGTGGCTGGTTAAGCCAGGGAGTTTGTGAGAGAGTGACTCTAGGGATGCT CGCTGGAGGATATGAGCAAGACACAGAGTACGGCAACACGGCCCACCTAGGGGACTGCCACG AAAGTTTGCCTACTTCAACCACACCAGATTACAAAATATTTGGCGGTCCAAcagctg ACATGGAGGTATCTTCATCTTCTGTTGCCACTGTGGCAAGTAGCCCAGAAATTACATCTAAAGTGCTTGATACCTGGAGACCTAAACTGACGAGCTCCCGGAAATTTGTAGTTCAAGATGACCCATACACTTCTGATTTTACTGATACTATATCAGGTATCCCAAAGG GTGTACGGTGGGAAGTCCAGTCTGGAGACTCCAACCAGATGGTCCACATGAATGTCCTCATCACCTGTGTGTTTGCCGCTTTCGTCTTGGGTGCATTCATTGCAGGCGTGGCTGTGTATTGCTACCGTGACATGTTTGTTCGAAAGAACAGGAAGATGCATAAGGATGCGGAATCAGCTCAGTCCTGCACAGACTCCAGTGGAAGCTTCGCCAAGCTTAACGGTCTCTTTGACAGTCCCGTGAAGGAATACCAACAGAACATCGATTCTCCTAAACTCTATAGCAACCTGCTGACCAGTCGGAAGGAGCTGCCACCCAACACGGATACAAAATCCATGGTCATGGACCACCGAGGCCAGCCTCCAGAGCTGGCTGCTCTCCCTACACCAGAGTCCACACCTGTACTCCACCAGAAGACCCTGCAGGCCATGAAGAGCCACTCTGACAAGGCCCACGGCCATGGTGCTTCAAGGAAAGAACATCCTCAGTTTTTTCCTTCTAGtcctccaccccactccccattAAGTCACGGGCATATCCCCAGTGCCATTGTTCTTCCAAATGCCACCCATGACTACAATACATCATTTTCAAACTCTAATGCTCACAAAGCCGAAAAGAAACTTCAAAACATCGACCACCCTCTTACAAAGTCGTCTAGTAAGAGGGAACACCGACGTTCTGTGGATTCCAGAAACACCCTTAATGATCTCCTGAAGCATCTAAATGACCCAAACAGTAATCCCAAAGCCATCATGGGAGAAATCCATATGGCCCATCAGACCCTCATGCTGGACCCAGTAGGGCCTATGTCTGAGGTCCCACCCAAGGTCCCTAACCGGGAGGCATCTTTGTACTCCCCTCCCTCAACACTCCCCAGAAATAGTCCAACTAAGAGAGTAGATGTCCCCACCACTCCTGGGGTCCCAATGACATCTCTAGAAAGACAAAGGGGCTATCATAAAAATTCCTCCCAGAGGCACTCTATATCAGCTGTGCCTAAAAACTTAAACTCACCAAATGGTGTTTTGTTATCCAGACAGCCGAGCATGAACCGTGGAGGATATATGCCCACTCCCACAGGGGCGAAGGTGGACTATATTCAGGGGACACCTGTGAGTGTCCACCTGCAGCCTTCCCTCTCCAGACAGAGCAGCTACACCAGTAATGGCACCCTACCCAGGACGGGACTAAAGAGGACACCATCCTTAAAACCTGACGTGCCACCAAAGCCTTCCTTTGTTCCTCAAACCACACCTGTCAGACCACTGAACAAATACACTTACTAG
- the Sema6d gene encoding semaphorin-6D isoform X2, producing MRFFLLCFCVLFLLVSRLRAVSFPEDDEPLNTVDYHYSRQYPVFRGRPSGNESQHRLDFQLMLKIRDTLYIAGRDQVYTVNLNEIPKTEVIPSKKLTWRSRQQDRENCAMKGKHKDECHNFIKVFVPRNDEMVFVCGTNAFNPMCRYYRLNTLEYDGEEISGLARCPFDARQTNVALFADGKLYSATVADFLASDAVIYRSMGDGSALRTIKYDSKWIKEPHFLHAIEYGNYVYFFFREIAVEHNNLGKAVYSRVARICKNDMGGSQRVLEKHWTSFLKARLNCSVPGDSFFYFDVLQSITDIIQINGIPTVIGVFTTQLNSIPGSAVCAFSMDDIEKVFKGRFKEQKTPDSVWTAVPEDKVPKPRPGCCAKHGLAEAYKTSIDFPDETLSFIKSHPLMDSAVPPIADEPWFTKTRVRYRLTAIEVDHSAGPYQNYTVIFVGSEAGIVLKVLAKTSPFSLNDSVLLEEIEAYNQAKCSAESEEDRKVVSLQLDKDHHALYVAFSSCIVRIPLSRCERYGSCKKSCIASRDPYCGWLSQGVCERVTLGMLAGGYEQDTEYGNTAHLGDCHESLPTSTTPDYKIFGGPTADMEVSSSSVATVASSPEITSKVLDTWRPKLTSSRKFVVQDDPYTSDFTDTISGVRWEVQSGDSNQMVHMNVLITCVFAAFVLGAFIAGVAVYCYRDMFVRKNRKMHKDAESAQSCTDSSGSFAKLNGLFDSPVKEYQQNIDSPKLYSNLLTSRKELPPNTDTKSMVMDHRGQPPELAALPTPESTPVLHQKTLQAMKSHSDKAHGHGASRKEHPQFFPSSPPPHSPLSHGHIPSAIVLPNATHDYNTSFSNSNAHKAEKKLQNIDHPLTKSSSKREHRRSVDSRNTLNDLLKHLNDPNSNPKAIMGEIHMAHQTLMLDPVGPMSEVPPKVPNREASLYSPPSTLPRNSPTKRVDVPTTPGVPMTSLERQRGYHKNSSQRHSISAVPKNLNSPNGVLLSRQPSMNRGGYMPTPTGAKVDYIQGTPVSVHLQPSLSRQSSYTSNGTLPRTGLKRTPSLKPDVPPKPSFVPQTTPVRPLNKYTY from the exons ATGAGgttctttctgctttgtttctgcGTGCTGTTCCTTCTGGTCTCCAGGTTACGGGCAGTCAGCTTCCCTGAAGACGACGAGCCCCTTAACACTGTTGATTATCACT ATTCAAGGCAATATCCGGTTTTTAGAGGACGCCCTTCAGGCAACGAATCGCAGCATAGGCTGGACTTTCAGCTGATGTTGAAAATTCGAGACACACTTTATATTGCTGGCAG AGATCAAGTCTATACAGTGAACTTAAATGAAATCCCCAAAACAGAGGTCATACCAAGCAAG AAGCTGACATGGAGGTCCAGACAACAGGATCGAGAAAATTGTGCTATGAAAGGCAAGCATAAA GATGAGTGCCACAACTTCATCAAAGTATTTGTTCCAAGAAATGATGAGATGGTTTTTGTCTGTGGTACCAATGCCTTCAACCCAATGTGTAGATACTATAGG ttGAATACCTTAGAGTATGATGGGGAAGAAATTAGTGGCCTGGCACGATGCCCATTTGATGCCAGACAAACCAATGTTGCCCTCTTTGCCG ATGGGAAACTGTATTCTGCCACAGTGGCCGACTTCCTGGCCAGTGATGCTGTCATTTATAGAAGCATGGGTGATGGATCTGCCCTTCGCACAATAAAATATGATTCTAAATGGATAAAAG aacCACACTTTCTTCATGCCATAGAATATGGAAACTATGTCTATTTCTTCTTCAGAGAAATCGCTGTGGAACATAATAACTTAGGCAAG GCTGTGTATTCCCGAGTGGCTCGCATTTGTAAAAACGACATGGGTGGCTCACAGCGGGTCCTGGAGAAACACTGGACTTCCTTCCTGAAGGCTCGGCTTAACTGCTCAGTCCCTGGAGATTCCTTTTTCTACTTCGATGTTCTGCAGTCCATCACAGACATAATCCAAATCAATGGCATCCCCACCGTGATTGGGGTCTTCACCACGCAGCTCAACAG cATCCCTGGTTCTGCAGTTTGTGCCTTTAGCATGGACGACATTGAGAAAGTGTTCAAAGGACGATTCAAAGAACAGAAAACCCCAGACTCTGTTTGGACTGCAGTTCCGGAAGACAAAGTACCAAAGCCAAG GCCTGGCTGTTGTGCCAAACATGGCCTCGCAGAAGCTTACAAAACATCCATTGACTTCCCAGATGAGACGCTGTCTTTCATCAAATCCCATCCCCTGATGGACTCCGCTGTTCCACCCATTGCTGATGAGCCCTGGTTCACAAAGACACGGGTCAG GTACAGGTTGACAGCCATCGAAGTGGACCATTCGGCAGGGCCCTACCAAAACTACACCGTCATCTTTGTTGGTTCTGAAGCTGGCATAGTGCTTAAAGTATTGGCAAAGACCAGTCCTTTCTCTTTGAATGACAGTGTATTGCTGGAAGAGATTGAAGCTTACAACCAAGCCAA GTGCAGCGCTGAGAGTGAGGAAGACAGAAAGGTCGTCTCCTTACAATTGGACAAAGATCACCACGCTTTATACGTAGCCTTCTCCAGCTGCATTGTCCGCATCCCCCTCAGTCGTTGTGAGCGCTATGGATCCTGTAAAAA GTCTTGCATCGCATCACGTGACCCGTACTGTGGCTGGTTAAGCCAGGGAGTTTGTGAGAGAGTGACTCTAGGGATGCT CGCTGGAGGATATGAGCAAGACACAGAGTACGGCAACACGGCCCACCTAGGGGACTGCCACG AAAGTTTGCCTACTTCAACCACACCAGATTACAAAATATTTGGCGGTCCAAcagctg ACATGGAGGTATCTTCATCTTCTGTTGCCACTGTGGCAAGTAGCCCAGAAATTACATCTAAAGTGCTTGATACCTGGAGACCTAAACTGACGAGCTCCCGGAAATTTGTAGTTCAAGATGACCCATACACTTCTGATTTTACTGATACTATATCAG GTGTACGGTGGGAAGTCCAGTCTGGAGACTCCAACCAGATGGTCCACATGAATGTCCTCATCACCTGTGTGTTTGCCGCTTTCGTCTTGGGTGCATTCATTGCAGGCGTGGCTGTGTATTGCTACCGTGACATGTTTGTTCGAAAGAACAGGAAGATGCATAAGGATGCGGAATCAGCTCAGTCCTGCACAGACTCCAGTGGAAGCTTCGCCAAGCTTAACGGTCTCTTTGACAGTCCCGTGAAGGAATACCAACAGAACATCGATTCTCCTAAACTCTATAGCAACCTGCTGACCAGTCGGAAGGAGCTGCCACCCAACACGGATACAAAATCCATGGTCATGGACCACCGAGGCCAGCCTCCAGAGCTGGCTGCTCTCCCTACACCAGAGTCCACACCTGTACTCCACCAGAAGACCCTGCAGGCCATGAAGAGCCACTCTGACAAGGCCCACGGCCATGGTGCTTCAAGGAAAGAACATCCTCAGTTTTTTCCTTCTAGtcctccaccccactccccattAAGTCACGGGCATATCCCCAGTGCCATTGTTCTTCCAAATGCCACCCATGACTACAATACATCATTTTCAAACTCTAATGCTCACAAAGCCGAAAAGAAACTTCAAAACATCGACCACCCTCTTACAAAGTCGTCTAGTAAGAGGGAACACCGACGTTCTGTGGATTCCAGAAACACCCTTAATGATCTCCTGAAGCATCTAAATGACCCAAACAGTAATCCCAAAGCCATCATGGGAGAAATCCATATGGCCCATCAGACCCTCATGCTGGACCCAGTAGGGCCTATGTCTGAGGTCCCACCCAAGGTCCCTAACCGGGAGGCATCTTTGTACTCCCCTCCCTCAACACTCCCCAGAAATAGTCCAACTAAGAGAGTAGATGTCCCCACCACTCCTGGGGTCCCAATGACATCTCTAGAAAGACAAAGGGGCTATCATAAAAATTCCTCCCAGAGGCACTCTATATCAGCTGTGCCTAAAAACTTAAACTCACCAAATGGTGTTTTGTTATCCAGACAGCCGAGCATGAACCGTGGAGGATATATGCCCACTCCCACAGGGGCGAAGGTGGACTATATTCAGGGGACACCTGTGAGTGTCCACCTGCAGCCTTCCCTCTCCAGACAGAGCAGCTACACCAGTAATGGCACCCTACCCAGGACGGGACTAAAGAGGACACCATCCTTAAAACCTGACGTGCCACCAAAGCCTTCCTTTGTTCCTCAAACCACACCTGTCAGACCACTGAACAAATACACTTACTAG
- the Sema6d gene encoding semaphorin-6D isoform X4 has translation MRFFLLCFCVLFLLVSRLRAVSFPEDDEPLNTVDYHYSRQYPVFRGRPSGNESQHRLDFQLMLKIRDTLYIAGRDQVYTVNLNEIPKTEVIPSKKLTWRSRQQDRENCAMKGKHKDECHNFIKVFVPRNDEMVFVCGTNAFNPMCRYYRLNTLEYDGEEISGLARCPFDARQTNVALFADGKLYSATVADFLASDAVIYRSMGDGSALRTIKYDSKWIKEPHFLHAIEYGNYVYFFFREIAVEHNNLGKAVYSRVARICKNDMGGSQRVLEKHWTSFLKARLNCSVPGDSFFYFDVLQSITDIIQINGIPTVIGVFTTQLNSIPGSAVCAFSMDDIEKVFKGRFKEQKTPDSVWTAVPEDKVPKPRPGCCAKHGLAEAYKTSIDFPDETLSFIKSHPLMDSAVPPIADEPWFTKTRVRYRLTAIEVDHSAGPYQNYTVIFVGSEAGIVLKVLAKTSPFSLNDSVLLEEIEAYNQAKCSAESEEDRKVVSLQLDKDHHALYVAFSSCIVRIPLSRCERYGSCKKSCIASRDPYCGWLSQGVCERVTLGMLAGGYEQDTEYGNTAHLGDCHESLPTSTTPDYKIFGGPTAGVRWEVQSGDSNQMVHMNVLITCVFAAFVLGAFIAGVAVYCYRDMFVRKNRKMHKDAESAQSCTDSSGSFAKLNGLFDSPVKEYQQNIDSPKLYSNLLTSRKELPPNTDTKSMVMDHRGQPPELAALPTPESTPVLHQKTLQAMKSHSDKAHGHGASRKEHPQFFPSSPPPHSPLSHGHIPSAIVLPNATHDYNTSFSNSNAHKAEKKLQNIDHPLTKSSSKREHRRSVDSRNTLNDLLKHLNDPNSNPKAIMGEIHMAHQTLMLDPVGPMSEVPPKVPNREASLYSPPSTLPRNSPTKRVDVPTTPGVPMTSLERQRGYHKNSSQRHSISAVPKNLNSPNGVLLSRQPSMNRGGYMPTPTGAKVDYIQGTPVSVHLQPSLSRQSSYTSNGTLPRTGLKRTPSLKPDVPPKPSFVPQTTPVRPLNKYTY, from the exons ATGAGgttctttctgctttgtttctgcGTGCTGTTCCTTCTGGTCTCCAGGTTACGGGCAGTCAGCTTCCCTGAAGACGACGAGCCCCTTAACACTGTTGATTATCACT ATTCAAGGCAATATCCGGTTTTTAGAGGACGCCCTTCAGGCAACGAATCGCAGCATAGGCTGGACTTTCAGCTGATGTTGAAAATTCGAGACACACTTTATATTGCTGGCAG AGATCAAGTCTATACAGTGAACTTAAATGAAATCCCCAAAACAGAGGTCATACCAAGCAAG AAGCTGACATGGAGGTCCAGACAACAGGATCGAGAAAATTGTGCTATGAAAGGCAAGCATAAA GATGAGTGCCACAACTTCATCAAAGTATTTGTTCCAAGAAATGATGAGATGGTTTTTGTCTGTGGTACCAATGCCTTCAACCCAATGTGTAGATACTATAGG ttGAATACCTTAGAGTATGATGGGGAAGAAATTAGTGGCCTGGCACGATGCCCATTTGATGCCAGACAAACCAATGTTGCCCTCTTTGCCG ATGGGAAACTGTATTCTGCCACAGTGGCCGACTTCCTGGCCAGTGATGCTGTCATTTATAGAAGCATGGGTGATGGATCTGCCCTTCGCACAATAAAATATGATTCTAAATGGATAAAAG aacCACACTTTCTTCATGCCATAGAATATGGAAACTATGTCTATTTCTTCTTCAGAGAAATCGCTGTGGAACATAATAACTTAGGCAAG GCTGTGTATTCCCGAGTGGCTCGCATTTGTAAAAACGACATGGGTGGCTCACAGCGGGTCCTGGAGAAACACTGGACTTCCTTCCTGAAGGCTCGGCTTAACTGCTCAGTCCCTGGAGATTCCTTTTTCTACTTCGATGTTCTGCAGTCCATCACAGACATAATCCAAATCAATGGCATCCCCACCGTGATTGGGGTCTTCACCACGCAGCTCAACAG cATCCCTGGTTCTGCAGTTTGTGCCTTTAGCATGGACGACATTGAGAAAGTGTTCAAAGGACGATTCAAAGAACAGAAAACCCCAGACTCTGTTTGGACTGCAGTTCCGGAAGACAAAGTACCAAAGCCAAG GCCTGGCTGTTGTGCCAAACATGGCCTCGCAGAAGCTTACAAAACATCCATTGACTTCCCAGATGAGACGCTGTCTTTCATCAAATCCCATCCCCTGATGGACTCCGCTGTTCCACCCATTGCTGATGAGCCCTGGTTCACAAAGACACGGGTCAG GTACAGGTTGACAGCCATCGAAGTGGACCATTCGGCAGGGCCCTACCAAAACTACACCGTCATCTTTGTTGGTTCTGAAGCTGGCATAGTGCTTAAAGTATTGGCAAAGACCAGTCCTTTCTCTTTGAATGACAGTGTATTGCTGGAAGAGATTGAAGCTTACAACCAAGCCAA GTGCAGCGCTGAGAGTGAGGAAGACAGAAAGGTCGTCTCCTTACAATTGGACAAAGATCACCACGCTTTATACGTAGCCTTCTCCAGCTGCATTGTCCGCATCCCCCTCAGTCGTTGTGAGCGCTATGGATCCTGTAAAAA GTCTTGCATCGCATCACGTGACCCGTACTGTGGCTGGTTAAGCCAGGGAGTTTGTGAGAGAGTGACTCTAGGGATGCT CGCTGGAGGATATGAGCAAGACACAGAGTACGGCAACACGGCCCACCTAGGGGACTGCCACG AAAGTTTGCCTACTTCAACCACACCAGATTACAAAATATTTGGCGGTCCAAcagctg GTGTACGGTGGGAAGTCCAGTCTGGAGACTCCAACCAGATGGTCCACATGAATGTCCTCATCACCTGTGTGTTTGCCGCTTTCGTCTTGGGTGCATTCATTGCAGGCGTGGCTGTGTATTGCTACCGTGACATGTTTGTTCGAAAGAACAGGAAGATGCATAAGGATGCGGAATCAGCTCAGTCCTGCACAGACTCCAGTGGAAGCTTCGCCAAGCTTAACGGTCTCTTTGACAGTCCCGTGAAGGAATACCAACAGAACATCGATTCTCCTAAACTCTATAGCAACCTGCTGACCAGTCGGAAGGAGCTGCCACCCAACACGGATACAAAATCCATGGTCATGGACCACCGAGGCCAGCCTCCAGAGCTGGCTGCTCTCCCTACACCAGAGTCCACACCTGTACTCCACCAGAAGACCCTGCAGGCCATGAAGAGCCACTCTGACAAGGCCCACGGCCATGGTGCTTCAAGGAAAGAACATCCTCAGTTTTTTCCTTCTAGtcctccaccccactccccattAAGTCACGGGCATATCCCCAGTGCCATTGTTCTTCCAAATGCCACCCATGACTACAATACATCATTTTCAAACTCTAATGCTCACAAAGCCGAAAAGAAACTTCAAAACATCGACCACCCTCTTACAAAGTCGTCTAGTAAGAGGGAACACCGACGTTCTGTGGATTCCAGAAACACCCTTAATGATCTCCTGAAGCATCTAAATGACCCAAACAGTAATCCCAAAGCCATCATGGGAGAAATCCATATGGCCCATCAGACCCTCATGCTGGACCCAGTAGGGCCTATGTCTGAGGTCCCACCCAAGGTCCCTAACCGGGAGGCATCTTTGTACTCCCCTCCCTCAACACTCCCCAGAAATAGTCCAACTAAGAGAGTAGATGTCCCCACCACTCCTGGGGTCCCAATGACATCTCTAGAAAGACAAAGGGGCTATCATAAAAATTCCTCCCAGAGGCACTCTATATCAGCTGTGCCTAAAAACTTAAACTCACCAAATGGTGTTTTGTTATCCAGACAGCCGAGCATGAACCGTGGAGGATATATGCCCACTCCCACAGGGGCGAAGGTGGACTATATTCAGGGGACACCTGTGAGTGTCCACCTGCAGCCTTCCCTCTCCAGACAGAGCAGCTACACCAGTAATGGCACCCTACCCAGGACGGGACTAAAGAGGACACCATCCTTAAAACCTGACGTGCCACCAAAGCCTTCCTTTGTTCCTCAAACCACACCTGTCAGACCACTGAACAAATACACTTACTAG